The proteins below are encoded in one region of Saccopteryx leptura isolate mSacLep1 chromosome 1, mSacLep1_pri_phased_curated, whole genome shotgun sequence:
- the TJP3 gene encoding tight junction protein ZO-3 isoform X2: MAVRFQVLDMEELTIWEQHTATVCKDPRRGFGIAISGGQDRPGGSVFVSDVVPRGPAEGRLQIGDQIVMVNGVSMESVTSTFAIQILKTCNKMANITVKRPRKIQLPTTKASPCGPGHQDSDEDVPWRLEEADHGRGYEGDTSSGSGRSLGERSHRPRAGCRSQAGNHRCRSLSWGSEANGLALVSGFKRLPLQDVQMRPVKSVLVRRRESEEFGVKLGSQIFIKHITDSGLAARNRGLQEGDLILQINGVSSQNLSLSDTRQLIEKSEGKLTLLVLRDRGQFLVNIPPAVSDSDSSLLEDISDLGSELSQAPPSYVPPPPQHRQQSPDASRTNSPVESSQLQQEGSMDSRTILGPDTPRQSSYDIYRVPSSQSLEDRGYSPDSRVVRFFKGTSIGLRLAGGNDVGIFVSEVQEGSPAEEQGIQEGDQILQVNDMPFQNLTREEAVQVLLGLPLGEEVELVTQRKQDIFQKMVQSRVGDSFYIRTHFELEPSLPYGLGFTRGDVFHVLDTLYSGPGQSHTRGGHWLVVRMGRDLREQERGIIPNQKRAEQLASLEAAQRTMGSGPGISAGSGGRAEFWRLRGFRRGAKKTTHRSHEDLSDLTRQGHYPPYERVVLREANFKRPVVILGPVADITMQKLTAEMPEQFEIAESVLRTNRPSKIIKLDTVRMIAEKDKHALLDVTPSAVERLNYVQYYPIVIFCAPESRKALKTLRQWLAPGSRRSTRRLYAQAQKLWKHSDHLFTATVPLHGTSDSWYQELKAIIREQQMRPIWTAEDQLDTSLEDNLDLPHRGLADSSADLSCDSRVNSDYETDGEGYTDGEGYTDGEGGPHTDVDEGPPAPALVRSSEPVLAEKTQSLQDYGRSTGHQGAQVDSHHPQSQRRQDSMRIYAREAVRRKFTQAREAESSDEDGYDWGPATDL; encoded by the exons ATGGCGGTGAGATTCCAG GTGTTGGATATGGAGGAGCTGACCATATGGGAACAGCACACGGCCACGGTCTGCAAG GACCCCCGCCGGGGCTTCGGCATTGCAATCTCTGGTGGCCAAGACCGGCCTGGTGGATCCGTGTTTGTGTCCGATGTGGTACCCAGAGGGCCGGCTGAGGGCAGGCTGCA GATAGGGGACCAGATTGTCATGGTGAATGGGGTGTCCATGGAGAGCGTCACCTCCACCTTTGCCATTCAGATACTCAAGACCTGCAATAAGATGGCCAACATT ACTGTGAAGCGTCCCCGGAAAATCCAGCTGCCCACCACCAAGGCCAGCCCCTGTGGCCCAGGACACCAAGACTCAGATGAGGATGTGCCCTGGCGGCTCGAGGAAGCTGACCATGGCCGGGGCTATGAGGGTGATACATCCAGTGGGTCTGGCCGCTCCTTGGGTGAGCGCTCCCATCGACCCAGGGCAGGCTGCCGGAGCCAGGCTGGCAACCATAGGTGCAGAAGCCTGAGTTGGGGCTCCGAGGCCAATGGGCTGGCCCTGGTTTCCGGCTTCAAACGGCTTCCACTGCAGGATGTGCAGATGAGACCAGTGAAGTCGGTGCTGGTGCGAAGGAGGGAGAGTGAAG AGTTTGGGGTTAAACTGGGCAGTCAGATCTTCATCAAGCACATCACGGATTCAGGCCTGGCTGCCCGGAACCGCGGGCTGCAGGAAGGAGATCTCATTCTACAG ATCAATGGGGTGTCCAGCCAGAATCTGTCGCTGAGTGACACACGGCAACTAATCGAGAAGTCAGAAGGGAAGCTGACTCTGCTGGTGCTCAGAGACCGAGGGCAGTTTTTGGTGAACATCCCACCAGCTGTCAGTGACAGTGACAGCTCCCTCCTGGAGG ACATCTCAGACCTCGGCTCAGAACTGTCTCAGGCTCCACCATCCTATGTCCCACCACCGCCCCAGCACAGACAGCAGAGTCCCGATGCCAGCCGAACCAACTCCCCTGT GGAGAGCTCCCAGCTTCAGCAAGAAGGTTCCATGGATTCCAGAACCATCTTGGGACCAG ACACTCCCAGGCAAAGCAGCTATGACATCTACAGGGTACCCAGCAGTCAGAGCCTGGAGGATCGTGG GTACAGCCCTGACTCACGGGTGGTCCGCTTCTTCAAGGGCACCAGCATTGGGCTGCGGCTAGCTGGAGGCAATGATGTGGGCATCTTCGTTTCGGAGGTGCAGGAGGGCAGCCCAGCTGAGGAACAGGGCATCCAGGAGGGAGATCAAATTTTGCAG GTGAATGATATGCCCTTCCAGAACCTGACTCGAGAGGAGGCTGTGCAGGTCCTGCTGGGGCTGCCACTGGGCGAGGAGGTGGAGCTGGTGACACAGCGGAAGCAGGACA TCTTCCAGAAAATGGTGCAGTCCCGTGTGGGAGACTCCTTCTACATTCGCACACATTTTGAACTGGAGCCCAGCTTACCCTATGGCCTGGGCTTCACCCGTGGTGACGTCTTCCACGTGTTGGACACGCTGTATTCAGGCcctgggcagagccacacccGAGGAGGCCACTGGCTGGTGGTACGCATGGGCCGAGACCTCCGGGAGCAGGAGCGTGGCATCATTCCCAACCAGAAGAG GGCGGAGCAGCTGGCCAGTCTGGAGGCTGCCCAGCGGACCATGGGGTCTGGGCCTGGCATCTCGGCGGGCTCTGGTGGACGGGCCGAGTTCTGGCGACTGCGGGGTTTTCGGCGGGGTGCCAAGAAGACCACCCATCGGAGCCATGAGGACCTGTCAGATCTGACCAGGCAGGGTCACTACCCACCATATGAACGTGTGGTGCTGCGAGAAG CCAATTTCAAGCGCCCAGTGGTGATCCTGGGACCCGTAGCAGACATTACTATGCAGAAGTTAACTGCTGAGATGCCTGAGCAGTTTGAAATTGCAG AGAGTGTGCTGAGGACCAACAGACCATCTAAGATCATCAAACTGGATACTGTGCGGATGATTGCAGAGAAA GACAAGCATGCGCTTCTAGATGTGACACCCTCGGCAGTTGAGCGCCTCAACTACGTGCAGTACTACCCCATTGTGATCTTCTGTGCCCCCGAGAGCCGCAAGGCCCTCAAGACCCTGCGCCAGTGGTTGGCGCCAGGCTCCCGCCGCAGTACCCGCCGTCTCTACGCACAAGCCCAGAAGCTGTGGAAGCACAGCGATCACCTCTTCACAG CCACTGTCCCCCTGCATGGCACAAGTGATAGCTGGTACCAGGAGCTCAAAGCCATTATCCGAGAGCAGCAGATGCGGCCCATCTGGACAGCCGAGGACCAG CTAGATACCTCCCTGGAGGACAACTTGGACCTCCCTCACCGAGGCCTGGCTGACAGCTCCGCGGATCTGAGCTGTGACAGCCGGGTCAACAGTGACTacgagacagatggtgagggctACACAGACGGCGAGGGCTACACGGATGGTGAGGGTGGGCCTCACACAGACGTGGATGAGGGGCCCCCGGCGCCAGCCCTGGTCCGGTCCTCGGAGCCTGTACTAGCAGAAAAAACCCAGAGCCTGCAGGATTATGGGAGATCCACCGGTCACCAAGGGGCCCAG GTGGACAGCCACCACCCACAGAGTCAGAGACGACAGGACAGCATGCG GATATATGCACGGGAAGCTGTGAGGAGAAAGTTTACACAAGCCCGAGAAGCGGAGTCCTCTGACGAAGATGGCTATGACTGGGGCCCAGCCACTGACTTATGA
- the TJP3 gene encoding tight junction protein ZO-3 isoform X3 → MAVLDMEELTIWEQHTATVCKDPRRGFGIAISGGQDRPGGSVFVSDVVPRGPAEGRLQIGDQIVMVNGVSMESVTSTFAIQILKTCNKMANITVKRPRKIQLPTTKASPCGPGHQDSDEDVPWRLEEADHGRGYEGDTSSGSGRSLGERSHRPRAGCRSQAGNHRCRSLSWGSEANGLALVSGFKRLPLQDVQMRPVKSVLVRRRESEEFGVKLGSQIFIKHITDSGLAARNRGLQEGDLILQINGVSSQNLSLSDTRQLIEKSEGKLTLLVLRDRGQFLVNIPPAVSDSDSSLLEDISDLGSELSQAPPSYVPPPPQHRQQSPDASRTNSPVESSQLQQEGSMDSRTILGPDTPRQSSYDIYRVPSSQSLEDRGYSPDSRVVRFFKGTSIGLRLAGGNDVGIFVSEVQEGSPAEEQGIQEGDQILQVNDMPFQNLTREEAVQVLLGLPLGEEVELVTQRKQDIFQKMVQSRVGDSFYIRTHFELEPSLPYGLGFTRGDVFHVLDTLYSGPGQSHTRGGHWLVVRMGRDLREQERGIIPNQKRAEQLASLEAAQRTMGSGPGISAGSGGRAEFWRLRGFRRGAKKTTHRSHEDLSDLTRQGHYPPYERVVLREANFKRPVVILGPVADITMQKLTAEMPEQFEIAESVLRTNRPSKIIKLDTVRMIAEKDKHALLDVTPSAVERLNYVQYYPIVIFCAPESRKALKTLRQWLAPGSRRSTRRLYAQAQKLWKHSDHLFTATVPLHGTSDSWYQELKAIIREQQMRPIWTAEDQLDTSLEDNLDLPHRGLADSSADLSCDSRVNSDYETDGEGYTDGEGYTDGEGGPHTDVDEGPPAPALVRSSEPVLAEKTQSLQDYGRSTGHQGAQVDSHHPQSQRRQDSMRIYAREAVRRKFTQAREAESSDEDGYDWGPATDL, encoded by the exons ATGGCG GTGTTGGATATGGAGGAGCTGACCATATGGGAACAGCACACGGCCACGGTCTGCAAG GACCCCCGCCGGGGCTTCGGCATTGCAATCTCTGGTGGCCAAGACCGGCCTGGTGGATCCGTGTTTGTGTCCGATGTGGTACCCAGAGGGCCGGCTGAGGGCAGGCTGCA GATAGGGGACCAGATTGTCATGGTGAATGGGGTGTCCATGGAGAGCGTCACCTCCACCTTTGCCATTCAGATACTCAAGACCTGCAATAAGATGGCCAACATT ACTGTGAAGCGTCCCCGGAAAATCCAGCTGCCCACCACCAAGGCCAGCCCCTGTGGCCCAGGACACCAAGACTCAGATGAGGATGTGCCCTGGCGGCTCGAGGAAGCTGACCATGGCCGGGGCTATGAGGGTGATACATCCAGTGGGTCTGGCCGCTCCTTGGGTGAGCGCTCCCATCGACCCAGGGCAGGCTGCCGGAGCCAGGCTGGCAACCATAGGTGCAGAAGCCTGAGTTGGGGCTCCGAGGCCAATGGGCTGGCCCTGGTTTCCGGCTTCAAACGGCTTCCACTGCAGGATGTGCAGATGAGACCAGTGAAGTCGGTGCTGGTGCGAAGGAGGGAGAGTGAAG AGTTTGGGGTTAAACTGGGCAGTCAGATCTTCATCAAGCACATCACGGATTCAGGCCTGGCTGCCCGGAACCGCGGGCTGCAGGAAGGAGATCTCATTCTACAG ATCAATGGGGTGTCCAGCCAGAATCTGTCGCTGAGTGACACACGGCAACTAATCGAGAAGTCAGAAGGGAAGCTGACTCTGCTGGTGCTCAGAGACCGAGGGCAGTTTTTGGTGAACATCCCACCAGCTGTCAGTGACAGTGACAGCTCCCTCCTGGAGG ACATCTCAGACCTCGGCTCAGAACTGTCTCAGGCTCCACCATCCTATGTCCCACCACCGCCCCAGCACAGACAGCAGAGTCCCGATGCCAGCCGAACCAACTCCCCTGT GGAGAGCTCCCAGCTTCAGCAAGAAGGTTCCATGGATTCCAGAACCATCTTGGGACCAG ACACTCCCAGGCAAAGCAGCTATGACATCTACAGGGTACCCAGCAGTCAGAGCCTGGAGGATCGTGG GTACAGCCCTGACTCACGGGTGGTCCGCTTCTTCAAGGGCACCAGCATTGGGCTGCGGCTAGCTGGAGGCAATGATGTGGGCATCTTCGTTTCGGAGGTGCAGGAGGGCAGCCCAGCTGAGGAACAGGGCATCCAGGAGGGAGATCAAATTTTGCAG GTGAATGATATGCCCTTCCAGAACCTGACTCGAGAGGAGGCTGTGCAGGTCCTGCTGGGGCTGCCACTGGGCGAGGAGGTGGAGCTGGTGACACAGCGGAAGCAGGACA TCTTCCAGAAAATGGTGCAGTCCCGTGTGGGAGACTCCTTCTACATTCGCACACATTTTGAACTGGAGCCCAGCTTACCCTATGGCCTGGGCTTCACCCGTGGTGACGTCTTCCACGTGTTGGACACGCTGTATTCAGGCcctgggcagagccacacccGAGGAGGCCACTGGCTGGTGGTACGCATGGGCCGAGACCTCCGGGAGCAGGAGCGTGGCATCATTCCCAACCAGAAGAG GGCGGAGCAGCTGGCCAGTCTGGAGGCTGCCCAGCGGACCATGGGGTCTGGGCCTGGCATCTCGGCGGGCTCTGGTGGACGGGCCGAGTTCTGGCGACTGCGGGGTTTTCGGCGGGGTGCCAAGAAGACCACCCATCGGAGCCATGAGGACCTGTCAGATCTGACCAGGCAGGGTCACTACCCACCATATGAACGTGTGGTGCTGCGAGAAG CCAATTTCAAGCGCCCAGTGGTGATCCTGGGACCCGTAGCAGACATTACTATGCAGAAGTTAACTGCTGAGATGCCTGAGCAGTTTGAAATTGCAG AGAGTGTGCTGAGGACCAACAGACCATCTAAGATCATCAAACTGGATACTGTGCGGATGATTGCAGAGAAA GACAAGCATGCGCTTCTAGATGTGACACCCTCGGCAGTTGAGCGCCTCAACTACGTGCAGTACTACCCCATTGTGATCTTCTGTGCCCCCGAGAGCCGCAAGGCCCTCAAGACCCTGCGCCAGTGGTTGGCGCCAGGCTCCCGCCGCAGTACCCGCCGTCTCTACGCACAAGCCCAGAAGCTGTGGAAGCACAGCGATCACCTCTTCACAG CCACTGTCCCCCTGCATGGCACAAGTGATAGCTGGTACCAGGAGCTCAAAGCCATTATCCGAGAGCAGCAGATGCGGCCCATCTGGACAGCCGAGGACCAG CTAGATACCTCCCTGGAGGACAACTTGGACCTCCCTCACCGAGGCCTGGCTGACAGCTCCGCGGATCTGAGCTGTGACAGCCGGGTCAACAGTGACTacgagacagatggtgagggctACACAGACGGCGAGGGCTACACGGATGGTGAGGGTGGGCCTCACACAGACGTGGATGAGGGGCCCCCGGCGCCAGCCCTGGTCCGGTCCTCGGAGCCTGTACTAGCAGAAAAAACCCAGAGCCTGCAGGATTATGGGAGATCCACCGGTCACCAAGGGGCCCAG GTGGACAGCCACCACCCACAGAGTCAGAGACGACAGGACAGCATGCG GATATATGCACGGGAAGCTGTGAGGAGAAAGTTTACACAAGCCCGAGAAGCGGAGTCCTCTGACGAAGATGGCTATGACTGGGGCCCAGCCACTGACTTATGA
- the TJP3 gene encoding tight junction protein ZO-3 isoform X1, translating to MRTGSQARKLQVGQLGTWSIWGPPGASEEPPRSSNNFMDLLPLLEAAGPWVAFLCFSGFLLQVLDMEELTIWEQHTATVCKDPRRGFGIAISGGQDRPGGSVFVSDVVPRGPAEGRLQIGDQIVMVNGVSMESVTSTFAIQILKTCNKMANITVKRPRKIQLPTTKASPCGPGHQDSDEDVPWRLEEADHGRGYEGDTSSGSGRSLGERSHRPRAGCRSQAGNHRCRSLSWGSEANGLALVSGFKRLPLQDVQMRPVKSVLVRRRESEEFGVKLGSQIFIKHITDSGLAARNRGLQEGDLILQINGVSSQNLSLSDTRQLIEKSEGKLTLLVLRDRGQFLVNIPPAVSDSDSSLLEDISDLGSELSQAPPSYVPPPPQHRQQSPDASRTNSPVESSQLQQEGSMDSRTILGPDTPRQSSYDIYRVPSSQSLEDRGYSPDSRVVRFFKGTSIGLRLAGGNDVGIFVSEVQEGSPAEEQGIQEGDQILQVNDMPFQNLTREEAVQVLLGLPLGEEVELVTQRKQDIFQKMVQSRVGDSFYIRTHFELEPSLPYGLGFTRGDVFHVLDTLYSGPGQSHTRGGHWLVVRMGRDLREQERGIIPNQKRAEQLASLEAAQRTMGSGPGISAGSGGRAEFWRLRGFRRGAKKTTHRSHEDLSDLTRQGHYPPYERVVLREANFKRPVVILGPVADITMQKLTAEMPEQFEIAESVLRTNRPSKIIKLDTVRMIAEKDKHALLDVTPSAVERLNYVQYYPIVIFCAPESRKALKTLRQWLAPGSRRSTRRLYAQAQKLWKHSDHLFTATVPLHGTSDSWYQELKAIIREQQMRPIWTAEDQLDTSLEDNLDLPHRGLADSSADLSCDSRVNSDYETDGEGYTDGEGYTDGEGGPHTDVDEGPPAPALVRSSEPVLAEKTQSLQDYGRSTGHQGAQVDSHHPQSQRRQDSMRIYAREAVRRKFTQAREAESSDEDGYDWGPATDL from the exons GTGTTGGATATGGAGGAGCTGACCATATGGGAACAGCACACGGCCACGGTCTGCAAG GACCCCCGCCGGGGCTTCGGCATTGCAATCTCTGGTGGCCAAGACCGGCCTGGTGGATCCGTGTTTGTGTCCGATGTGGTACCCAGAGGGCCGGCTGAGGGCAGGCTGCA GATAGGGGACCAGATTGTCATGGTGAATGGGGTGTCCATGGAGAGCGTCACCTCCACCTTTGCCATTCAGATACTCAAGACCTGCAATAAGATGGCCAACATT ACTGTGAAGCGTCCCCGGAAAATCCAGCTGCCCACCACCAAGGCCAGCCCCTGTGGCCCAGGACACCAAGACTCAGATGAGGATGTGCCCTGGCGGCTCGAGGAAGCTGACCATGGCCGGGGCTATGAGGGTGATACATCCAGTGGGTCTGGCCGCTCCTTGGGTGAGCGCTCCCATCGACCCAGGGCAGGCTGCCGGAGCCAGGCTGGCAACCATAGGTGCAGAAGCCTGAGTTGGGGCTCCGAGGCCAATGGGCTGGCCCTGGTTTCCGGCTTCAAACGGCTTCCACTGCAGGATGTGCAGATGAGACCAGTGAAGTCGGTGCTGGTGCGAAGGAGGGAGAGTGAAG AGTTTGGGGTTAAACTGGGCAGTCAGATCTTCATCAAGCACATCACGGATTCAGGCCTGGCTGCCCGGAACCGCGGGCTGCAGGAAGGAGATCTCATTCTACAG ATCAATGGGGTGTCCAGCCAGAATCTGTCGCTGAGTGACACACGGCAACTAATCGAGAAGTCAGAAGGGAAGCTGACTCTGCTGGTGCTCAGAGACCGAGGGCAGTTTTTGGTGAACATCCCACCAGCTGTCAGTGACAGTGACAGCTCCCTCCTGGAGG ACATCTCAGACCTCGGCTCAGAACTGTCTCAGGCTCCACCATCCTATGTCCCACCACCGCCCCAGCACAGACAGCAGAGTCCCGATGCCAGCCGAACCAACTCCCCTGT GGAGAGCTCCCAGCTTCAGCAAGAAGGTTCCATGGATTCCAGAACCATCTTGGGACCAG ACACTCCCAGGCAAAGCAGCTATGACATCTACAGGGTACCCAGCAGTCAGAGCCTGGAGGATCGTGG GTACAGCCCTGACTCACGGGTGGTCCGCTTCTTCAAGGGCACCAGCATTGGGCTGCGGCTAGCTGGAGGCAATGATGTGGGCATCTTCGTTTCGGAGGTGCAGGAGGGCAGCCCAGCTGAGGAACAGGGCATCCAGGAGGGAGATCAAATTTTGCAG GTGAATGATATGCCCTTCCAGAACCTGACTCGAGAGGAGGCTGTGCAGGTCCTGCTGGGGCTGCCACTGGGCGAGGAGGTGGAGCTGGTGACACAGCGGAAGCAGGACA TCTTCCAGAAAATGGTGCAGTCCCGTGTGGGAGACTCCTTCTACATTCGCACACATTTTGAACTGGAGCCCAGCTTACCCTATGGCCTGGGCTTCACCCGTGGTGACGTCTTCCACGTGTTGGACACGCTGTATTCAGGCcctgggcagagccacacccGAGGAGGCCACTGGCTGGTGGTACGCATGGGCCGAGACCTCCGGGAGCAGGAGCGTGGCATCATTCCCAACCAGAAGAG GGCGGAGCAGCTGGCCAGTCTGGAGGCTGCCCAGCGGACCATGGGGTCTGGGCCTGGCATCTCGGCGGGCTCTGGTGGACGGGCCGAGTTCTGGCGACTGCGGGGTTTTCGGCGGGGTGCCAAGAAGACCACCCATCGGAGCCATGAGGACCTGTCAGATCTGACCAGGCAGGGTCACTACCCACCATATGAACGTGTGGTGCTGCGAGAAG CCAATTTCAAGCGCCCAGTGGTGATCCTGGGACCCGTAGCAGACATTACTATGCAGAAGTTAACTGCTGAGATGCCTGAGCAGTTTGAAATTGCAG AGAGTGTGCTGAGGACCAACAGACCATCTAAGATCATCAAACTGGATACTGTGCGGATGATTGCAGAGAAA GACAAGCATGCGCTTCTAGATGTGACACCCTCGGCAGTTGAGCGCCTCAACTACGTGCAGTACTACCCCATTGTGATCTTCTGTGCCCCCGAGAGCCGCAAGGCCCTCAAGACCCTGCGCCAGTGGTTGGCGCCAGGCTCCCGCCGCAGTACCCGCCGTCTCTACGCACAAGCCCAGAAGCTGTGGAAGCACAGCGATCACCTCTTCACAG CCACTGTCCCCCTGCATGGCACAAGTGATAGCTGGTACCAGGAGCTCAAAGCCATTATCCGAGAGCAGCAGATGCGGCCCATCTGGACAGCCGAGGACCAG CTAGATACCTCCCTGGAGGACAACTTGGACCTCCCTCACCGAGGCCTGGCTGACAGCTCCGCGGATCTGAGCTGTGACAGCCGGGTCAACAGTGACTacgagacagatggtgagggctACACAGACGGCGAGGGCTACACGGATGGTGAGGGTGGGCCTCACACAGACGTGGATGAGGGGCCCCCGGCGCCAGCCCTGGTCCGGTCCTCGGAGCCTGTACTAGCAGAAAAAACCCAGAGCCTGCAGGATTATGGGAGATCCACCGGTCACCAAGGGGCCCAG GTGGACAGCCACCACCCACAGAGTCAGAGACGACAGGACAGCATGCG GATATATGCACGGGAAGCTGTGAGGAGAAAGTTTACACAAGCCCGAGAAGCGGAGTCCTCTGACGAAGATGGCTATGACTGGGGCCCAGCCACTGACTTATGA
- the TJP3 gene encoding tight junction protein ZO-3 isoform X4, which translates to MEELTIWEQHTATVCKDPRRGFGIAISGGQDRPGGSVFVSDVVPRGPAEGRLQIGDQIVMVNGVSMESVTSTFAIQILKTCNKMANITVKRPRKIQLPTTKASPCGPGHQDSDEDVPWRLEEADHGRGYEGDTSSGSGRSLGERSHRPRAGCRSQAGNHRCRSLSWGSEANGLALVSGFKRLPLQDVQMRPVKSVLVRRRESEEFGVKLGSQIFIKHITDSGLAARNRGLQEGDLILQINGVSSQNLSLSDTRQLIEKSEGKLTLLVLRDRGQFLVNIPPAVSDSDSSLLEDISDLGSELSQAPPSYVPPPPQHRQQSPDASRTNSPVESSQLQQEGSMDSRTILGPDTPRQSSYDIYRVPSSQSLEDRGYSPDSRVVRFFKGTSIGLRLAGGNDVGIFVSEVQEGSPAEEQGIQEGDQILQVNDMPFQNLTREEAVQVLLGLPLGEEVELVTQRKQDIFQKMVQSRVGDSFYIRTHFELEPSLPYGLGFTRGDVFHVLDTLYSGPGQSHTRGGHWLVVRMGRDLREQERGIIPNQKRAEQLASLEAAQRTMGSGPGISAGSGGRAEFWRLRGFRRGAKKTTHRSHEDLSDLTRQGHYPPYERVVLREANFKRPVVILGPVADITMQKLTAEMPEQFEIAESVLRTNRPSKIIKLDTVRMIAEKDKHALLDVTPSAVERLNYVQYYPIVIFCAPESRKALKTLRQWLAPGSRRSTRRLYAQAQKLWKHSDHLFTATVPLHGTSDSWYQELKAIIREQQMRPIWTAEDQLDTSLEDNLDLPHRGLADSSADLSCDSRVNSDYETDGEGYTDGEGYTDGEGGPHTDVDEGPPAPALVRSSEPVLAEKTQSLQDYGRSTGHQGAQVDSHHPQSQRRQDSMRIYAREAVRRKFTQAREAESSDEDGYDWGPATDL; encoded by the exons ATGGAGGAGCTGACCATATGGGAACAGCACACGGCCACGGTCTGCAAG GACCCCCGCCGGGGCTTCGGCATTGCAATCTCTGGTGGCCAAGACCGGCCTGGTGGATCCGTGTTTGTGTCCGATGTGGTACCCAGAGGGCCGGCTGAGGGCAGGCTGCA GATAGGGGACCAGATTGTCATGGTGAATGGGGTGTCCATGGAGAGCGTCACCTCCACCTTTGCCATTCAGATACTCAAGACCTGCAATAAGATGGCCAACATT ACTGTGAAGCGTCCCCGGAAAATCCAGCTGCCCACCACCAAGGCCAGCCCCTGTGGCCCAGGACACCAAGACTCAGATGAGGATGTGCCCTGGCGGCTCGAGGAAGCTGACCATGGCCGGGGCTATGAGGGTGATACATCCAGTGGGTCTGGCCGCTCCTTGGGTGAGCGCTCCCATCGACCCAGGGCAGGCTGCCGGAGCCAGGCTGGCAACCATAGGTGCAGAAGCCTGAGTTGGGGCTCCGAGGCCAATGGGCTGGCCCTGGTTTCCGGCTTCAAACGGCTTCCACTGCAGGATGTGCAGATGAGACCAGTGAAGTCGGTGCTGGTGCGAAGGAGGGAGAGTGAAG AGTTTGGGGTTAAACTGGGCAGTCAGATCTTCATCAAGCACATCACGGATTCAGGCCTGGCTGCCCGGAACCGCGGGCTGCAGGAAGGAGATCTCATTCTACAG ATCAATGGGGTGTCCAGCCAGAATCTGTCGCTGAGTGACACACGGCAACTAATCGAGAAGTCAGAAGGGAAGCTGACTCTGCTGGTGCTCAGAGACCGAGGGCAGTTTTTGGTGAACATCCCACCAGCTGTCAGTGACAGTGACAGCTCCCTCCTGGAGG ACATCTCAGACCTCGGCTCAGAACTGTCTCAGGCTCCACCATCCTATGTCCCACCACCGCCCCAGCACAGACAGCAGAGTCCCGATGCCAGCCGAACCAACTCCCCTGT GGAGAGCTCCCAGCTTCAGCAAGAAGGTTCCATGGATTCCAGAACCATCTTGGGACCAG ACACTCCCAGGCAAAGCAGCTATGACATCTACAGGGTACCCAGCAGTCAGAGCCTGGAGGATCGTGG GTACAGCCCTGACTCACGGGTGGTCCGCTTCTTCAAGGGCACCAGCATTGGGCTGCGGCTAGCTGGAGGCAATGATGTGGGCATCTTCGTTTCGGAGGTGCAGGAGGGCAGCCCAGCTGAGGAACAGGGCATCCAGGAGGGAGATCAAATTTTGCAG GTGAATGATATGCCCTTCCAGAACCTGACTCGAGAGGAGGCTGTGCAGGTCCTGCTGGGGCTGCCACTGGGCGAGGAGGTGGAGCTGGTGACACAGCGGAAGCAGGACA TCTTCCAGAAAATGGTGCAGTCCCGTGTGGGAGACTCCTTCTACATTCGCACACATTTTGAACTGGAGCCCAGCTTACCCTATGGCCTGGGCTTCACCCGTGGTGACGTCTTCCACGTGTTGGACACGCTGTATTCAGGCcctgggcagagccacacccGAGGAGGCCACTGGCTGGTGGTACGCATGGGCCGAGACCTCCGGGAGCAGGAGCGTGGCATCATTCCCAACCAGAAGAG GGCGGAGCAGCTGGCCAGTCTGGAGGCTGCCCAGCGGACCATGGGGTCTGGGCCTGGCATCTCGGCGGGCTCTGGTGGACGGGCCGAGTTCTGGCGACTGCGGGGTTTTCGGCGGGGTGCCAAGAAGACCACCCATCGGAGCCATGAGGACCTGTCAGATCTGACCAGGCAGGGTCACTACCCACCATATGAACGTGTGGTGCTGCGAGAAG CCAATTTCAAGCGCCCAGTGGTGATCCTGGGACCCGTAGCAGACATTACTATGCAGAAGTTAACTGCTGAGATGCCTGAGCAGTTTGAAATTGCAG AGAGTGTGCTGAGGACCAACAGACCATCTAAGATCATCAAACTGGATACTGTGCGGATGATTGCAGAGAAA GACAAGCATGCGCTTCTAGATGTGACACCCTCGGCAGTTGAGCGCCTCAACTACGTGCAGTACTACCCCATTGTGATCTTCTGTGCCCCCGAGAGCCGCAAGGCCCTCAAGACCCTGCGCCAGTGGTTGGCGCCAGGCTCCCGCCGCAGTACCCGCCGTCTCTACGCACAAGCCCAGAAGCTGTGGAAGCACAGCGATCACCTCTTCACAG CCACTGTCCCCCTGCATGGCACAAGTGATAGCTGGTACCAGGAGCTCAAAGCCATTATCCGAGAGCAGCAGATGCGGCCCATCTGGACAGCCGAGGACCAG CTAGATACCTCCCTGGAGGACAACTTGGACCTCCCTCACCGAGGCCTGGCTGACAGCTCCGCGGATCTGAGCTGTGACAGCCGGGTCAACAGTGACTacgagacagatggtgagggctACACAGACGGCGAGGGCTACACGGATGGTGAGGGTGGGCCTCACACAGACGTGGATGAGGGGCCCCCGGCGCCAGCCCTGGTCCGGTCCTCGGAGCCTGTACTAGCAGAAAAAACCCAGAGCCTGCAGGATTATGGGAGATCCACCGGTCACCAAGGGGCCCAG GTGGACAGCCACCACCCACAGAGTCAGAGACGACAGGACAGCATGCG GATATATGCACGGGAAGCTGTGAGGAGAAAGTTTACACAAGCCCGAGAAGCGGAGTCCTCTGACGAAGATGGCTATGACTGGGGCCCAGCCACTGACTTATGA